One segment of Paraburkholderia sp. PGU19 DNA contains the following:
- the gcvA gene encoding transcriptional regulator GcvA — protein sequence MHNRATLKSIQAFEAAARLSSFALAADELFVTPSAISHQIKLLEDQLSVRLFHRVHRAVILTDTGRQYAEEIGAAFARIDKATRDIGRVEKSDILTVHATPSIATQWLMPRLARFSALHPDIDVRLNASSAPVDLIKEAVDIDIRYGARRLQPAGTMVLDLPLETIVPLCAPRLALGEHPIRTVADLRHHTLIHSEGCLVGWRDWMRLHRKVVLDITRGPRFDRSFMAISAAVDGLGVCLESLLLAQRELKAGALVAPLGLEGLRVNGYTMNLLKSRADLPKVKSFQDWLFGELE from the coding sequence ATGCACAACAGGGCCACACTCAAGTCGATACAGGCGTTCGAGGCCGCTGCGCGGCTCTCGTCGTTTGCGCTTGCAGCAGACGAACTGTTCGTGACGCCTTCGGCGATCAGTCATCAGATCAAGCTTCTGGAGGATCAGTTGAGCGTGCGGCTCTTTCATCGCGTGCATCGCGCGGTGATCCTCACGGACACGGGGCGGCAATATGCAGAGGAAATCGGCGCGGCATTCGCGCGCATCGACAAGGCCACGCGGGACATTGGGCGGGTCGAGAAGAGCGACATCCTCACGGTGCATGCGACGCCTAGCATCGCGACGCAATGGCTGATGCCGAGACTGGCGCGTTTCAGTGCGTTGCATCCGGATATTGATGTGCGGCTCAATGCTTCTTCGGCGCCTGTCGATCTCATCAAGGAGGCGGTTGATATCGACATTCGGTATGGCGCGCGGCGATTGCAGCCGGCGGGGACGATGGTGCTCGATTTGCCTTTGGAGACGATTGTGCCGTTGTGTGCGCCAAGGTTGGCGTTGGGCGAGCATCCGATTCGCACTGTCGCGGATTTAAGGCATCACACTTTGATTCATAGTGAAGGGTGTCTCGTGGGGTGGCGGGACTGGATGCGGTTGCATCGCAAAGTTGTGCTGGATATTACGCGGGGGCCGCGGTTTGATCGGTCTTTTATGGCGATTTCGGCGGCCGTTGATGGGCTGGGAGTGTGTCTTGAAAGTTTGTTGCTTGCGCAGAGGGAGTTGAAGGCTGGGGCTCTCGTTGCGCCTTTAGGTTTAGAAGGTTTGCGCGTGAATGGCTATACCATGAACTTGCTTAAGTCGCGGGCGGATTTGCCTAAGGTTAAGAGTTTTCAGGATTGGTTGTTCGGGGAGTTGGAGTGA
- a CDS encoding transketolase has protein sequence MNTSEAGRTAQLAEHAYRIRRNALLMGEVQGQGYIGQALDIADALAVAYFGAMRYRPEDPEWEGRDRFLLSNGHYAIALYAALFEAGILPADELETYGSDDSRLPMSGMASYTPGMEMSGGSLGHGLTIAVGRCLGLKRKNSDAFVYTLFSDGELDEGSIWEGLMSAAHWKLDNLIAIVDVNNQQADGPSTQIMAFEPLVEKLEAFGWYTQRVNGNDIDAVKQAFDNARTHDKPQPRIIVCDTKMGCGVPFLEEREKNHFIRVDAHEWKLALEALEAGRQA, from the coding sequence GTGAATACGAGCGAAGCCGGGCGCACCGCCCAACTCGCGGAACACGCCTACCGCATCCGCCGCAACGCGCTGCTGATGGGCGAAGTACAAGGCCAGGGCTATATCGGCCAGGCGCTCGACATTGCCGACGCGCTCGCAGTCGCCTACTTCGGCGCCATGCGCTACCGCCCCGAAGACCCCGAATGGGAAGGCCGCGACCGCTTCCTGCTGTCGAACGGTCACTACGCGATTGCGCTGTACGCCGCCCTCTTCGAAGCCGGCATCCTGCCCGCCGATGAACTCGAAACCTATGGCAGCGACGACAGCCGTCTACCGATGTCGGGGATGGCGAGCTACACGCCGGGGATGGAAATGTCGGGCGGCTCGCTCGGCCACGGTTTGACGATTGCAGTTGGCCGCTGCCTGGGACTGAAGCGCAAGAACTCGGACGCCTTCGTCTACACACTCTTCTCCGATGGCGAACTCGACGAAGGCTCGATCTGGGAAGGTTTGATGTCCGCCGCGCACTGGAAGCTCGACAACCTGATCGCCATCGTCGACGTCAACAACCAGCAGGCCGATGGCCCGTCGACGCAGATCATGGCCTTCGAGCCGCTCGTCGAAAAGCTGGAGGCGTTCGGCTGGTACACGCAGCGTGTGAACGGCAACGACATCGATGCCGTCAAGCAGGCATTCGACAACGCCCGCACTCACGACAAGCCGCAGCCGCGCATCATCGTCTGCGACACGAAGATGGGCTGCGGCGTGCCGTTCCTCGAAGAACGCGAGAAGAACCATTTCATCCGCGTCGATGCACATGAGTGGAAGCTCGCGCTCGAAGCACTCGAAGCCGGGAGACAAGCATGA
- a CDS encoding transketolase family protein codes for MSTVAKKPKLKTSAMIASIAGEGQVTRSAPFGHALAELARSKPNVIGMTADLGKYTDLHIFGKEFPDRYYQMGMAEQLLMGAAAGFAHEGAQPFVTTYAVFATRRAYDFIHQTIAEDNLDVKIVAALPGLTTGYGPSHQAAEDLALMRAMPNMTVIDPCDALDIEQMVPAIAAHKGPVYARLLRGNVPAVLDEYDYKFELGKAKLLRDGNDVLLISSGIMTMRSLEVAKALEADNIGVGVLHVPTIKPLDTATILREAKRTGRMVIVAENHTVIGGLGEAVARTLLGAGVTPPFRQIALPDEFLDAGALPTLHDRYGISTEAMCDTIKGWLG; via the coding sequence ATGAGCACCGTCGCCAAAAAGCCCAAGCTGAAAACGTCCGCGATGATCGCGTCGATCGCGGGCGAAGGCCAGGTCACGCGTTCCGCGCCGTTCGGCCACGCGCTCGCTGAACTGGCGCGCTCGAAGCCCAACGTGATCGGCATGACAGCCGATCTCGGCAAGTACACGGACCTGCATATCTTCGGGAAGGAGTTTCCCGATCGCTACTATCAGATGGGCATGGCCGAGCAGTTGCTGATGGGCGCGGCCGCAGGTTTTGCGCATGAAGGCGCGCAGCCGTTCGTAACGACCTACGCCGTATTCGCTACGCGCCGCGCCTATGACTTCATCCACCAGACGATCGCGGAAGACAACCTCGATGTGAAAATCGTCGCCGCACTGCCCGGCCTCACGACAGGCTACGGCCCGAGCCACCAGGCCGCCGAAGACCTCGCGCTGATGCGCGCAATGCCGAACATGACCGTGATCGACCCGTGCGACGCACTCGATATCGAGCAGATGGTGCCCGCAATCGCCGCTCACAAAGGCCCTGTCTATGCACGCCTGTTGCGTGGCAACGTGCCCGCCGTGCTCGATGAATACGACTACAAGTTCGAGCTCGGCAAAGCGAAGCTGCTGCGCGATGGCAACGACGTGCTGCTGATCTCGTCCGGGATCATGACGATGCGCTCGCTCGAAGTCGCCAAGGCACTGGAAGCCGACAACATCGGCGTCGGCGTGCTGCACGTGCCGACCATCAAGCCGCTCGATACGGCCACGATCCTTCGAGAAGCAAAGCGTACGGGCCGCATGGTAATCGTCGCGGAGAACCATACGGTGATCGGCGGTCTCGGTGAAGCAGTAGCGCGCACGCTGCTCGGCGCAGGCGTCACGCCGCCGTTCCGCCAGATCGCACTGCCCGACGAATTCCTCGACGCCGGCGCCCTGCCCACGCTGCACGACCGCTACGGCATCTCGACGGAAGCGATGTGCGACACCATCAAAGGCTGGCTCGGCTAA
- a CDS encoding TRAP transporter substrate-binding protein, with the protein MSKRTTIRSGIDRRTFLKAGASVAAAAPLWGLSIRRASAADFSYKLATGQDPTHPVNVRAQQACDKIRAATGGKLDIKVFPANQLGSDTDLLSQVRSGGVEFFNQASSILATLAPAAGIVNTGFAFPDYDTVWKAMDGDLGAYIRAQIEKTGIVTVSKVWDNGFRQVSSSTRVIKTPTDLKGFKIRVPQAPMLTSLFKALDAGPAPINFNELYSALQTGVVEGQENALPIIATAKLYEVQKSISLTSHVWDGYWILGNRRAWEKLPPDMRAIVTREFEAAGMLQRADIAQLNGTLRNDLKAKGVNLVDVDRPAFRDALRKTSFYSDWKGKYGDQGWSLLEKYVGKLV; encoded by the coding sequence ATGAGCAAGCGCACGACTATCCGCAGCGGCATCGACCGACGCACCTTTCTGAAAGCGGGCGCAAGCGTCGCTGCCGCGGCGCCGCTCTGGGGCCTGTCGATCCGCCGCGCGTCGGCTGCCGACTTCTCGTACAAGCTCGCGACGGGCCAGGACCCGACCCACCCGGTCAACGTCCGCGCGCAACAGGCCTGCGACAAGATCCGCGCCGCGACGGGCGGCAAGCTCGATATCAAGGTATTCCCGGCCAACCAGCTCGGCTCCGATACCGATCTGCTGTCGCAGGTGCGCAGCGGCGGCGTCGAGTTCTTCAACCAGGCATCGTCGATTCTCGCGACGCTTGCGCCCGCAGCGGGCATCGTCAACACGGGCTTCGCGTTCCCCGACTACGACACCGTCTGGAAAGCAATGGACGGCGATCTTGGCGCGTATATCCGGGCGCAGATCGAGAAGACGGGCATCGTCACCGTGTCGAAGGTGTGGGACAACGGCTTCCGCCAGGTCAGTTCGTCGACGCGCGTCATCAAGACGCCCACGGACCTGAAGGGCTTCAAGATCCGCGTGCCGCAGGCGCCGATGCTCACGTCGCTCTTCAAGGCGCTCGACGCGGGCCCTGCTCCCATCAACTTCAATGAACTGTATTCGGCGCTGCAAACGGGCGTCGTCGAAGGACAGGAAAACGCGCTGCCCATCATCGCGACGGCCAAGCTGTACGAAGTGCAGAAGTCGATCAGCCTCACGTCGCACGTGTGGGACGGCTACTGGATTCTCGGCAATCGCCGCGCATGGGAAAAGCTGCCGCCCGACATGCGCGCGATCGTCACGCGCGAATTCGAAGCGGCCGGGATGCTGCAACGCGCCGACATCGCGCAGCTCAACGGCACGCTGCGCAACGATCTGAAGGCGAAGGGCGTCAATCTCGTCGACGTGGACCGCCCGGCGTTTCGCGACGCGCTCCGCAAGACGAGCTTCTATAGCGACTGGAAAGGCAAATACGGCGACCAGGGCTGGAGCCTGCTCGAAAAATACGTTGGAAAACTGGTGTGA
- a CDS encoding TRAP transporter large permease subunit, which yields MHSITFPHPSPRRIVSVIDNVLAHLVEIPAALLVVAEIFVLLAGVTSRYLLHTPLVWSDELASMLFLWLAMLGAVVALRRGEHMRMTALVGKASPAVRAFLDVVAIAAPLAFLLLVIGPAVDFAQDEGFITTPALEISNTWRAAALPVGCALMLAVACLRLIRTANWQMTIAALALVAAIAGGFVAVSPLLHDLGNVNLLIFFVGLVALCVLSGVPIAFSFGLATFGYLALTTSTPLSVVVGRMDEGMSHLILLSVPLFVFLGQLIEMTGMANAMIAFLASLLGHVRGGLSYVLVGAMYLVSGISGSKAADMAAIAPVLFPEMKARGAKPGDLVALLAATGAQTETIPPSLVLITLGSVTGVSISALFTGGMLPGIVLAITLCAVVWWRYRSDDLSAVRRATRGEILRKLAIAVPALALPFVIRLAVVEGVATATEVSTIGIAYAVLAGLLIYRRFEWARLKPMLIDTAALSGAILLIIGAATGMAWALTQSGFSGQLAQTLGALPGGAAMFMAASVLVFIVLGSVLEGIPAIVLFGPLMFPIARQMGIHDVHYAMVVILSMGVGLFAPPFGVGYYSACAVSRIHPDEGMKPIIGYIAALIVGLIVVAAVPWISIGFLH from the coding sequence ATGCACTCCATCACGTTCCCTCATCCATCGCCGCGCCGCATTGTCAGCGTCATCGACAATGTGCTCGCGCATCTCGTCGAGATTCCGGCAGCGCTGCTCGTGGTCGCCGAAATCTTCGTGCTGCTCGCAGGCGTCACGAGCCGCTATCTGCTGCACACGCCGCTGGTCTGGTCCGATGAACTCGCGTCGATGCTGTTCCTCTGGCTCGCGATGCTCGGCGCCGTCGTCGCCCTGCGTCGCGGCGAGCATATGCGGATGACGGCGCTCGTCGGCAAGGCATCGCCCGCCGTGCGCGCATTTCTCGACGTCGTCGCCATCGCCGCGCCGCTTGCGTTTCTGCTGCTGGTGATCGGACCCGCCGTCGATTTCGCACAGGACGAAGGCTTCATCACGACGCCCGCGCTCGAAATCTCGAACACGTGGCGTGCGGCGGCGCTGCCCGTCGGCTGCGCGCTGATGCTGGCCGTCGCCTGTCTGCGCCTGATCCGCACCGCCAACTGGCAGATGACGATCGCGGCGCTCGCGCTGGTCGCGGCCATCGCGGGCGGCTTCGTCGCGGTGAGCCCGCTGCTGCACGATCTCGGCAACGTGAACCTGCTGATTTTCTTCGTCGGACTCGTCGCGTTGTGCGTGCTGTCGGGCGTGCCCATCGCGTTCTCGTTCGGGCTCGCGACCTTCGGCTATCTCGCGCTGACGACGAGCACGCCGCTGAGCGTTGTGGTCGGCCGCATGGACGAAGGCATGTCGCATCTGATCCTGCTGTCCGTGCCGCTGTTCGTGTTCCTCGGGCAACTGATCGAAATGACGGGCATGGCCAATGCGATGATCGCGTTTCTCGCGAGCCTGCTCGGTCACGTGCGCGGCGGTCTCTCCTACGTGCTGGTCGGCGCGATGTATCTGGTGTCGGGCATCTCCGGCTCGAAAGCGGCCGACATGGCCGCCATCGCGCCCGTGCTGTTTCCCGAGATGAAGGCGCGCGGCGCGAAGCCCGGCGACCTCGTCGCGCTGCTCGCCGCCACCGGCGCGCAGACCGAGACGATTCCGCCGAGCCTCGTGCTGATCACGCTCGGCTCGGTGACGGGCGTGTCGATCTCCGCGCTGTTCACGGGCGGCATGCTGCCCGGCATCGTGCTCGCCATCACGCTGTGCGCCGTCGTCTGGTGGCGCTATCGCAGCGACGATCTGTCGGCCGTGCGTCGCGCGACACGCGGCGAAATCCTGCGCAAGCTGGCGATCGCCGTGCCTGCGCTCGCGCTGCCGTTCGTGATCCGGCTCGCTGTGGTCGAAGGCGTCGCGACCGCGACGGAAGTGTCGACGATCGGCATTGCGTATGCGGTGCTCGCGGGTCTGCTGATCTATCGTCGCTTTGAATGGGCGCGGCTCAAGCCGATGCTGATCGACACGGCCGCGCTGTCGGGCGCGATCCTGCTGATCATCGGCGCGGCAACGGGCATGGCGTGGGCACTCACGCAATCCGGCTTCTCGGGCCAGCTTGCGCAGACGCTGGGCGCCCTGCCCGGCGGCGCCGCGATGTTCATGGCGGCTTCCGTGCTGGTGTTCATCGTGCTGGGCAGCGTGCTCGAAGGCATCCCCGCGATCGTGCTGTTCGGCCCGCTGATGTTCCCCATCGCGCGGCAAATGGGCATTCACGACGTGCACTACGCGATGGTCGTGATTCTGTCGATGGGTGTGGGCCTGTTCGCGCCGCCGTTCGGCGTCGGCTATTACTCGGCGTGCGCGGTGAGCCGCATTCATCCTGACGAAGGCATGAAGCCGATCATCGGCTATATCGCGGCGTTGATCGTCGGCCTGATCGTCGTCGCCGCCGTGCCCTGGATCTCGATCGGGTTCCTGCACTGA
- the tkt gene encoding transketolase has product MPSLETRPLANAIRFLAIDAIVRAGEGHQGVPLGMAEIATALFTQHMKFNPADPQWPDRDRFVLSNGHGSMLLYALLHLTGYAQFGIDQIRSFREMGSHCEGHPEFDTAAGIEVTTGPLGQGIANAFGMAVAEAYLNAKFGDSIVNHHTYAFVGDGCLQEGVGQEMISLAGHLKLGKLILCWDDNRITDDGSTTLSISEDVSERFRVAGWHVIEVDGHDLDALASALAEAKRDPRPSMLACRTVIARGIARLQGQRGGHSGKLFEADADAARNELDWPHTPFEIPRDVLDEWRAAGRRNEREYLAWHERLAALPDDARAEFERIQAGRLPEGWQRVLEDYKKQAIEKGEGQAGIMISAEINDLLAQLPERMVGCADLEAPTSHKRGLHAFTAEDRSGTYVHCGVREHVMGAMANGMAAHGGVIPLAVTYLAFADYERPAMRMAALMGLPVKFVFSHDSIGVGRNGPTHQPVEILASLRAMPNMRVFRPADAVEAAECWALAYEHRSGPSTMVFARQTLPLVRTRSAPNNLCARGGYVLAEAEGGQRAVTLLATGSEVALAVAARERLQQEGIPTAVVSLPCWELFDEQDHAYRRMVLGVDTVRVGIEAAMRFGWDRYLGERGGYVGMTGFGASGPAEALYEHFGITPAHIVAEAKRHL; this is encoded by the coding sequence ATGCCGTCGCTCGAAACGCGACCGCTTGCCAACGCGATCCGCTTTCTGGCCATCGACGCCATCGTGCGTGCCGGCGAAGGCCATCAGGGCGTGCCGCTCGGCATGGCCGAGATCGCGACTGCGCTGTTCACGCAGCACATGAAGTTCAATCCCGCCGATCCACAATGGCCCGACCGCGACCGCTTCGTGCTGTCGAACGGACATGGCTCGATGCTGCTCTACGCGTTGCTGCATCTGACGGGTTATGCGCAGTTCGGCATCGATCAGATCCGCTCGTTCCGCGAAATGGGCTCGCATTGCGAGGGGCATCCCGAGTTCGATACGGCGGCCGGCATCGAGGTCACGACCGGGCCGCTCGGGCAAGGCATCGCGAACGCCTTCGGCATGGCCGTTGCCGAAGCGTATCTGAACGCGAAGTTCGGCGACTCGATCGTCAACCACCACACGTATGCGTTCGTCGGCGATGGCTGCCTGCAAGAAGGCGTCGGCCAGGAAATGATCTCGCTTGCGGGCCATCTGAAACTCGGCAAGCTGATTCTCTGCTGGGACGACAACCGCATCACCGACGACGGCAGCACCACGTTGTCGATCAGCGAAGACGTGAGCGAACGTTTTCGCGTCGCGGGCTGGCATGTGATCGAAGTCGACGGCCACGATCTCGACGCGCTCGCATCGGCGCTCGCCGAAGCGAAACGCGATCCGCGCCCGTCGATGCTCGCCTGCCGCACGGTGATCGCGCGCGGCATCGCGCGTCTGCAAGGACAACGCGGCGGTCACAGCGGCAAGCTGTTCGAAGCCGACGCCGATGCGGCGCGTAACGAACTGGACTGGCCGCACACACCGTTCGAGATTCCGCGCGACGTGCTCGACGAATGGCGCGCGGCAGGCCGGCGCAATGAGCGTGAATACCTCGCGTGGCACGAACGTCTCGCCGCGTTGCCCGACGACGCACGCGCCGAATTCGAGCGCATTCAGGCGGGCCGCTTGCCCGAAGGCTGGCAGCGCGTGCTGGAAGACTACAAAAAGCAGGCCATCGAAAAAGGCGAAGGCCAGGCGGGCATCATGATTTCCGCCGAGATCAACGATCTGCTCGCGCAACTGCCGGAACGCATGGTCGGTTGCGCGGACCTCGAAGCGCCGACGAGCCACAAACGTGGCCTGCACGCCTTCACCGCCGAAGACCGCAGCGGCACCTACGTGCATTGCGGCGTGCGCGAGCACGTAATGGGCGCGATGGCGAACGGCATGGCCGCGCACGGCGGCGTAATTCCGCTGGCCGTCACCTATCTCGCGTTCGCCGACTACGAGCGCCCCGCGATGCGGATGGCTGCGCTGATGGGTCTACCCGTGAAGTTCGTGTTCAGCCACGATTCGATCGGCGTCGGCAGGAACGGGCCGACGCACCAGCCGGTGGAGATTCTCGCGTCGTTGCGCGCGATGCCGAACATGCGCGTGTTCCGTCCCGCCGATGCCGTCGAAGCGGCCGAATGCTGGGCGCTCGCGTACGAACATCGCAGCGGTCCGAGCACGATGGTGTTCGCGCGACAGACCTTGCCACTCGTGCGCACGCGTTCGGCCCCGAACAACCTGTGCGCGCGCGGCGGCTATGTGCTCGCCGAAGCCGAAGGCGGCCAGCGCGCCGTCACCCTGCTCGCGACGGGTTCGGAAGTCGCGCTCGCCGTTGCGGCGCGCGAACGTCTGCAACAGGAAGGCATCCCGACGGCCGTCGTTTCGCTGCCCTGCTGGGAACTGTTCGATGAACAGGACCACGCGTATCGCCGCATGGTGCTCGGTGTGGACACGGTACGCGTCGGCATCGAAGCGGCCATGCGATTCGGCTGGGACCGCTATCTCGGCGAACGCGGCGGCTATGTCGGCATGACGGGATTTGGCGCGTCCGGCCCTGCGGAAGCGTTGTACGAGCATTTCGGCATCACGCCCGCGCATATCGTCGCGGAAGCCAAGCGTCATCTCTGA
- a CDS encoding D-2-hydroxyacid dehydrogenase has protein sequence MQKIVFLDRATLAPQIRLTRPSFEHELIEYDHTQADQVAARLEGATIAITNKVPLTADTLARLPSLKLVAVAATGTDCVDKEACEQHDIRVSNIRGYAVNTVPEHTFALMLALRRNLIAYRDDVLNGEWQRSGQFCFFNHAIHDLGGMTLGIIGEGVLGQRVAEIGKAFGMRALFAAHKGRDGLGPLYTPWDEVLATSDIITIHSPLTPQTRGMLAMEEFRAMKRKPLIINTARGGLVDEDALVHALDEELISGVGFDVLSGEPPGDDNPLMRIAKRPNVIVTPHVAWASDEAQQALADQLMENIARFVGGAPVNVLV, from the coding sequence ATGCAGAAGATTGTCTTTCTCGACCGCGCGACGCTCGCGCCGCAAATCCGGCTCACGCGGCCGTCGTTCGAACATGAACTCATCGAGTACGACCACACGCAGGCGGATCAGGTCGCCGCGCGTCTGGAAGGCGCGACTATCGCCATCACGAACAAGGTGCCGCTCACAGCGGACACGCTTGCCCGCTTGCCGTCGCTGAAACTCGTGGCCGTCGCCGCGACCGGGACCGATTGCGTCGACAAGGAAGCCTGCGAGCAGCACGACATCCGTGTGTCGAACATTCGCGGCTATGCGGTGAACACCGTGCCCGAGCATACTTTCGCGTTGATGCTCGCGCTGCGGCGTAATCTGATCGCGTATCGCGACGACGTGTTGAACGGCGAGTGGCAAAGGTCCGGGCAGTTCTGCTTCTTCAATCATGCGATACACGATCTCGGCGGCATGACGCTAGGCATCATCGGCGAAGGCGTGCTTGGGCAACGGGTTGCCGAGATCGGCAAGGCGTTCGGCATGCGTGCGCTGTTTGCGGCGCACAAGGGCCGCGATGGACTTGGGCCGCTCTATACGCCGTGGGACGAAGTGCTCGCGACGAGCGACATCATCACGATCCATAGTCCGCTGACGCCGCAAACGCGCGGCATGCTCGCGATGGAAGAGTTTCGCGCAATGAAGCGCAAGCCGCTTATCATCAATACTGCACGCGGTGGACTCGTCGATGAGGATGCGCTGGTGCACGCGCTCGATGAAGAGTTGATTAGCGGAGTTGGGTTTGATGTGCTGTCTGGCGAGCCGCCCGGGGATGATAATCCGCTGATGCGTATCGCGAAGCGGCCGAATGTGATCGTGACGCCGCATGTCGCGTGGGCATCGGATGAGGCGCAGCAGGCGCTGGCGGATCAGTTGATGGAGAATATAGCGAGGTTTGTCGGCGGCGCGCCGGTGAATGTGCTCGTGTAG
- a CDS encoding IS110 family transposase gives MNPTPVGVDIAKSVFQVHYVDPESGEIVNKRIKRARFLEYFANRQPCRIGMEACGGAHHWARQLIRMGHQVKLMPAKFAKAFNIRNKSDAADARALWLAVQQPSKAVAVKTEAQQAVLALHRMRQQLVKFRTMQINNLRGLLTEYGEVMGQGRAALDNAMPGVLERVAERLPAVLIDTLREQWDGLTKLDQQIDEIERRLRRWTQQDSAVKALTDIPGVGALTASAAVATMGDPNAFRSGREFAAWVGLVPKQTGSGGKVILLGISKRGDTYLRTLLIHGARSVLRHAKSPSAWLQDIRKRRPSNVVTVALANKIARTIWAILAHGQPYRSDHVSTKLA, from the coding sequence ATGAATCCCACCCCAGTTGGCGTCGACATCGCAAAATCGGTGTTTCAGGTGCACTACGTCGATCCGGAGTCCGGAGAAATCGTGAACAAGCGGATCAAGCGAGCCAGGTTCCTTGAGTATTTCGCCAATCGCCAGCCTTGTCGGATCGGTATGGAGGCGTGTGGCGGTGCACATCACTGGGCTCGCCAATTGATCAGGATGGGGCATCAGGTCAAGCTGATGCCGGCCAAGTTTGCCAAGGCGTTCAATATCCGCAACAAGAGCGATGCCGCGGATGCACGTGCACTTTGGCTGGCAGTTCAGCAACCCAGCAAGGCCGTCGCGGTAAAGACTGAAGCACAACAGGCCGTACTGGCGCTTCACCGCATGCGCCAGCAACTGGTGAAGTTCCGCACGATGCAGATCAACAATCTGCGCGGTCTGCTCACCGAGTATGGCGAAGTAATGGGCCAGGGCCGTGCCGCGCTCGACAACGCCATGCCGGGTGTACTGGAACGGGTTGCCGAGCGCCTGCCGGCCGTCCTGATCGACACGCTGCGTGAACAGTGGGACGGGCTGACAAAGCTGGACCAGCAGATCGATGAGATTGAGCGGCGGCTGCGTCGGTGGACTCAGCAAGACAGCGCCGTCAAGGCACTTACCGACATTCCCGGCGTGGGAGCGCTGACAGCCTCGGCAGCCGTGGCGACAATGGGCGATCCGAACGCATTCAGATCGGGGCGCGAGTTCGCGGCATGGGTCGGCCTTGTACCCAAGCAAACGGGATCGGGCGGCAAGGTCATCCTGCTAGGCATCAGCAAGCGCGGTGACACCTATCTGCGCACGCTGCTCATCCATGGTGCGCGCTCCGTGTTACGTCACGCAAAATCCCCCAGCGCCTGGCTGCAGGACATCCGCAAACGCAGACCATCAAACGTCGTGACCGTTGCGCTCGCCAACAAGATCGCAAGGACAATCTGGGCGATTCTGGCTCACGGTCAGCCGTACCGGAGCGATCACGTGAGCACAAAACTGGCGTAA